Proteins co-encoded in one Bacillota bacterium genomic window:
- a CDS encoding GntR family transcriptional regulator: MGNSVGGFAVLPRLESVKTVERSVYDSLKSAIIQARLSPGQKLVTAKIAEELGVSRMPVREAIQRLEAEGFVTVKPFRGAEVTQLSWQDIREIYDIRMVLEGYAMKLAMSQPLERKIEALESLLRTAKEKVASGDLAEIEEIDDKFHKILFSTCGSSRLEGLLRNLWEQCSYFRSVAALLRRDPLRSIRQHEELIEVLRTRDVERAVEAVQAHTQVSRDTLISYLKNEHSENQVDGEYREVLS, translated from the coding sequence ATGGGCAATAGCGTGGGCGGGTTCGCCGTCCTCCCCAGGCTCGAGTCAGTGAAGACTGTCGAACGCAGCGTCTACGATAGTCTGAAGTCGGCCATAATCCAGGCCAGGCTCTCCCCGGGCCAAAAGCTCGTGACGGCCAAGATAGCCGAGGAACTCGGGGTGAGTAGGATGCCTGTGCGGGAGGCGATACAGCGGCTAGAGGCGGAGGGCTTTGTCACCGTCAAACCCTTCCGGGGGGCGGAAGTCACTCAGCTTTCGTGGCAGGACATCAGGGAGATATATGACATCCGGATGGTTCTCGAGGGGTACGCAATGAAGCTGGCCATGAGCCAGCCTCTCGAGCGGAAGATCGAGGCCCTCGAGTCCCTTCTCAGAACCGCGAAGGAGAAGGTTGCTTCAGGAGACCTCGCGGAGATCGAGGAGATCGACGACAAGTTTCACAAGATCCTCTTCTCAACATGCGGGTCTTCGAGGCTGGAGGGGCTTCTGAGAAACCTGTGGGAACAGTGCAGCTACTTCAGGAGCGTTGCGGCTCTCCTGCGGAGAGACCCTCTTCGTTCTATAAGACAACACGAGGAACTTATCGAAGTTCTCCGCACTCGTGACGTGGAGAGAGCGGTGGAGGCTGTCCAAGCACACACCCAGGTGTCCAGGGATACCCTGATCAGCTACCTCAAGAACGAACACAGCGAAAACCAGGTTGACGGTGAGTACCGGGAGGTGTTGTCATGA